From the Candidatus Peribacteria bacterium genome, one window contains:
- a CDS encoding penicillin-binding protein 2, with protein MVILHSVLVVCGLTLVARMMQLQIIDRSEYHDAAQSQHFGGVRLPAQRGEVLALNSKSGETTILATNTTLDLLYVDPLIADDPAFIADTLSNILITDALHQNCSEGKEECPRELISFTGSPYASRYDPLSFVRKISTGSLLEPLPSELPVGTDAKIPDITEVRRLFARNIQERISEKRVTFVPIKYSVTKTEAEKVNALNIPGITVNPDSKLISGNPEVLRPGSLSSISRQLASILNIDQEKLEYSLRSRPLRYVAIMRRLTPQTSLLIKEKMLDSLTKTNELRANAKNREEAEKIVDPLRSVALIAEHWRYYPDDTVASQVVGFLNTNREAQYGIERTFDTQLRGQEGLISTVSDLQGGQILTSNQKIIDAKNGDTVVLTIDPFIQRAVEQMMQDGIKRFDADSGQAIVMEPQTGRILAMVNAPLFERNTYASVYDKVPITLAPEKERTIVVEIYNPETNARVVKDYAAQVFTDEGRATLPEKIQKELSALQRDFDLRDIARHYLYLGENDRVEVFPTGVAGIWLKYKNNIGVGAYLNRTVQEIYEPGSVMKPITMAIAIDQGEITPETIYNDDGPVKVDEYTINNALKRFYGRVDMTYCLAFSINTCMTNISGRLGSKLFEHMIEKFGFGKVTAIELEDEVTGDIKPWRRWSLSDLATASFGQGISATPLQVVTANAALANGGKLMHPTIVDSIIHADGTVEKFAPRIVDQVITEKTSETISAMLVNSANTGFAKRGKVKGYAVAGKTGTSQIAGPGGRYESGTGSTVGTYLGYGPVPNPKFVVLVKLDRPKNQQIAYGESTAGPLFHDIAAFLFDYYGIQPTE; from the coding sequence ATGGTCATTTTGCATAGCGTTTTGGTGGTGTGCGGCCTGACGCTCGTGGCCCGTATGATGCAGCTGCAGATTATTGACAGATCTGAATATCATGACGCAGCACAATCTCAGCACTTCGGTGGCGTCCGTTTGCCGGCGCAGCGCGGTGAAGTTCTTGCGCTCAATAGCAAAAGTGGTGAGACAACTATTCTCGCAACGAACACCACACTCGATCTTCTCTACGTCGATCCTCTCATTGCGGATGATCCCGCCTTCATTGCCGATACGCTCTCGAATATTCTTATTACCGATGCTCTGCATCAAAATTGCTCGGAAGGAAAAGAAGAATGTCCGCGTGAGCTGATCTCCTTTACGGGGTCGCCGTATGCGTCCCGCTACGATCCCCTCTCGTTCGTCCGGAAAATTTCGACCGGATCTCTTCTGGAACCGCTTCCTTCGGAACTGCCGGTGGGAACCGATGCAAAAATTCCGGATATCACGGAAGTCCGCAGACTCTTTGCGCGCAATATCCAGGAACGAATTTCTGAAAAACGTGTGACGTTCGTTCCTATTAAATACAGCGTCACTAAAACGGAAGCAGAGAAAGTGAATGCGTTGAATATTCCAGGCATCACGGTGAATCCGGATTCCAAACTGATTTCAGGAAATCCGGAAGTTCTGCGCCCCGGCTCTCTCTCGTCCATCAGCCGTCAGCTGGCATCCATTCTCAATATTGATCAGGAGAAACTTGAATACTCGTTGCGCTCAAGACCGCTCCGCTACGTTGCGATTATGCGCAGACTGACACCGCAGACATCGCTGCTCATCAAAGAAAAAATGCTCGACTCTCTCACAAAAACCAACGAGCTCCGTGCGAATGCCAAAAACCGCGAAGAGGCGGAAAAAATTGTCGACCCCCTCCGCTCTGTCGCACTCATCGCCGAACACTGGCGTTACTATCCGGACGACACTGTTGCATCGCAAGTGGTCGGATTCCTGAATACGAACCGCGAAGCACAGTACGGTATTGAACGTACATTCGACACGCAGCTGCGTGGACAGGAAGGTCTCATCAGTACGGTGAGCGATCTGCAGGGTGGGCAGATTCTGACCTCCAATCAGAAAATCATTGATGCGAAAAACGGTGATACGGTTGTGCTGACCATCGATCCGTTCATCCAGCGTGCCGTGGAGCAGATGATGCAGGATGGTATCAAGCGTTTTGATGCCGACAGCGGTCAGGCCATTGTCATGGAACCGCAGACCGGCCGTATTCTGGCGATGGTGAATGCTCCTCTTTTTGAACGAAATACGTACGCATCCGTCTACGACAAAGTGCCCATCACTCTCGCTCCTGAAAAAGAGCGCACCATTGTGGTGGAAATTTATAATCCTGAGACGAATGCCCGTGTTGTGAAAGATTATGCAGCGCAGGTCTTTACCGACGAGGGTCGTGCGACTCTCCCGGAAAAAATCCAGAAAGAACTCTCTGCCCTGCAGCGTGATTTTGATCTGAGGGATATCGCACGTCATTATCTGTACCTTGGAGAAAATGACCGCGTGGAAGTCTTCCCGACGGGAGTGGCGGGCATCTGGCTCAAGTACAAAAACAACATCGGTGTCGGTGCGTACCTGAACCGCACGGTGCAGGAAATCTATGAGCCAGGATCGGTCATGAAGCCTATCACCATGGCGATTGCGATTGATCAGGGGGAAATTACGCCGGAAACCATTTATAACGATGACGGCCCCGTGAAAGTGGACGAGTATACCATCAATAACGCGCTGAAAAGATTCTACGGACGCGTCGACATGACGTACTGCCTCGCGTTCTCCATCAACACCTGCATGACGAACATTTCCGGCAGACTCGGCAGTAAACTCTTTGAGCACATGATTGAGAAATTCGGATTCGGAAAAGTGACGGCTATTGAATTGGAAGATGAAGTGACCGGAGACATCAAGCCGTGGCGCCGCTGGAGCTTGTCCGATCTTGCAACCGCATCGTTCGGTCAGGGAATTTCTGCCACACCTCTCCAGGTTGTGACTGCAAATGCCGCACTCGCAAACGGTGGCAAGCTTATGCACCCGACTATTGTGGATAGCATTATTCACGCAGACGGTACCGTCGAAAAATTCGCCCCGCGCATTGTGGATCAGGTCATCACGGAAAAAACATCCGAGACCATCAGTGCCATGCTGGTGAACTCCGCCAACACCGGTTTCGCAAAACGTGGAAAGGTGAAAGGCTACGCAGTCGCCGGCAAAACAGGAACGAGTCAGATCGCCGGTCCCGGCGGACGCTACGAATCCGGCACAGGTTCCACAGTCGGTACATACCTTGGCTACGGTCCGGTTCCGAATCCGAAATTCGTCGTCCTGGTCAAACTCGATCGTCCGAAAAACCAGCAGATTGCCTACGGAGAATCCACCGCCGGTCCGTTGTTCCATGATATTGCGGCGTTCTTGTTTGATTATTATGGGATTCAGCCGACGGAGTAA